The genomic DNA GCCATAATGTGAACTGCCATTCCGTAAAAACCCTTAATGATCAGCAATTCTGCATCGTTTCACTCAGTTATAGATACTGCTATATAGGCTACTAGCTATGTGAGGAATTCTGTCTGTCCCCCTGTGGATGACTGTAAGAATTCAGAATTCAGACCAAAAAGCTTAATGACACAGAACAATCAGCCATCATAACGGTTTTGTGTTGGCAGTTAATCTGTAACAGAGCTTAAGACAGATAAGGACCTATAACCCGATAACCCTCTGGGAAGCATGCTAAAGAGGGAGACGCAAGATAACTGacagaacataaaaaaatatttgattttCATGTGGTTTTACCTAAACTGGTGCaaaaaccattttttttaattaataggTATCAAACTATTATAACTCGTTACAGTGTAAGCCTAATAAAGCTGAATTACGGGTATAATTGGTTGACTTGTAGGCTAAGTAGTCTGtcactttttgtattttacctGAAATTTTGTATACCTGATTATGGTATACGGCCGCGGTGCCGCACAATTTGCATATATcctaaaaaaaagcaaacagacaaaaaacaacaggGTTATAGTGAAACATTGTAACAATCTCTAGTGCCCAAATACGCTTATTCTTTCTCCTGCGTGCGACATGTTTGCTTAATTTCAAATAATTTAGCACGTGTAGCCTAACAGAAGATTTCCTCTCCTCATTCTTCAGAGTGGTGGTGCCCAGTTCTGTGCATATGGAGACAAGCTTGACAGCGATTACACATATCTTGTCCTTTTAGTTGAGCCACATCTtgacaaaatgaaagaaaaatcgGAAGCGGGGACTTGTAAGGAAAGTCCTAGTGTGGAGGCCAGTGGTTCATTGACGCAGGATTCAGTCGTCAGGGGGGCTGAGGATGTAAACCAAGACGAACCAAGTTCAAATGACATATCCAGGAGACAAGAGGAGTCTGATAAACCGCCTACCGGGACTGGCATCCGCAACGGCGATGCCAAGGGAACAGCTTACGCCCACCATCTAAAAAAGGAAGTACCAGTGATTGAACTCACCAGGAGGGATGATATAAAAGGAAGAAACCACTGGACAGATCAGCATAAGGTGCAGACAACGGAACTGTGCAGGCCACCTATTTCTTTGCCCCTGCCGCACCGAGACGCGCCAAACGACACTCGAATGGTTCAGCTGAGCCCTACCGCCTTTCCTCTCCCGGCAAGAGCGATGCTCTACAATAACGTTACGCAGTCGCTCGCCACAATTAACAGGTGAGTTAATGTCCTTCCTTCTCATATATGGCATGTTTTGTCTGGGTTTCGTCAGTCAGAATGTGTCAACAGTGCAAACAGTGCTTCATAAGAAATTATCCATCACCCGCCTACTTAAAATAGGATATTAGCATTCATGATATACAGACAGGTAGGCTATAGCATATGTTCCAAGGAAGAAACATGATGCTTTCATAACATTTAGGCTACTGTAGGCTatagtaaaatgtgtgtgtgtttgtgtgtgtttgtgtgtgtgtgtgtgtgtgagtgtgtgtgtgtgtgtgtgcacgcgcgtgcgCGTTTACTTGCTTTTATATGTGATTCAGGGCATATGaggagcatgtatgtgtgtctgtatatccaGAGTTTAGTGTTATTTAGTTATTCTTGAATGtattaaatctttttttcagGATACTGcgattgtgtattgtgtgtgtaagtgagtataCATGTCAATGCAAACATGTGGCTTATGGCTTGGGTGTCTGTGGcgagtttgtctgtctgcatgcacaAATGTGTGTTCTAGTATGCAAAACTCAGTCATTTTCCCATTTCTGTCAGTGCCTTTGGCGGTGAGTTGGAGCAGTATGGAATGTACCCTGGTAGCAGGGTAAAGCGCAGACCCATGCCTTATGAGGTTGAACTCGACGAGGGTAGGTGATTTTTAGATCTTTATAAGTATGGTAAGATGCAACTCTGCTGTGTTGTTATTCATTGCCAAAATCCTCCGCCACCATCTTAAAGCCACCCTCCAGTGCATTTTTCCTCAGTTCATCCAGTCCATTTGTTCACCACTGACATTCAACACAACAGTATGATTTATTTACTTGTTTACATTTAAATCAGATGAACCGCAGGTGTCATATAGGTTTATATGTCATAAACGGTAATTTTCCAAGTCAAGTATGTACTATAACTACTATAAGTGATTAGCATCCAGCATATACATATACTTAATGTAGCTGCCTCTTAATCAACAGTGGTGGTAAATGATTGTATTAGTTATGTCTATAGGAGGGGTAGCTGGCTGCTGTTCAAAAGCAAATCTGCCGCAGTCAATATAAAGCATACAATTAGTTCTACAAGGATTAAGATAGCCAATATCTGAATATGATTCGTTTATTTTTATGGAGAGGTGAAATACATATTTTCCATTGACATGGTGAACTCAACAACACATAACAACATATTCTCTATCATTAAACACCACTGATTACTGTTCTATAACAACTGATTATGTCATTGTCTCACAAAGCAGCATGACTCAATGTACACATTTCCACTCACCATCTTCACGTCATCATTATGCTTTATAACAGCTCTACTGTTTACACACTATCATACCAA from Clupea harengus unplaced genomic scaffold, Ch_v2.0.2, whole genome shotgun sequence includes the following:
- the LOC122130891 gene encoding T-cell acute lymphocytic leukemia protein 1 homolog isoform X2 — protein: MKEKSEAGTCKESPSVEASGSLTQDSVVRGAEDVNQDEPSSNDISRRQEESDKPPTGTGIRNGDAKGTAYAHHLKKEVPVIELTRRDDIKGRNHWTDQHKVQTTELCRPPISLPLPHRDAPNDTRMVQLSPTAFPLPARAMLYNNVTQSLATINSAFGGELEQYGMYPGSRVKRRPMPYEVELDEAGEPKIVRRIFTNSRERWRQQNVNGAFAELRKLLPTHPPDKKLSKNEILRLAMKYINFLTKLLGDQDGGGEGIVMTAGGEGDAQEISGVGQGRGVGVVVANCGGDGGGSGLAREELLLQEALSPTSSCGSLLDGDGSSEGYGEEQDSPPAEPALLSRGGQNPRSARTHDGQSQR
- the LOC122130891 gene encoding T-cell acute lymphocytic leukemia protein 1 homolog isoform X1; amino-acid sequence: MTPKQNGFLHIRRNIASAFSGGAQFCAYGDKLDSDYTYLVLLVEPHLDKMKEKSEAGTCKESPSVEASGSLTQDSVVRGAEDVNQDEPSSNDISRRQEESDKPPTGTGIRNGDAKGTAYAHHLKKEVPVIELTRRDDIKGRNHWTDQHKVQTTELCRPPISLPLPHRDAPNDTRMVQLSPTAFPLPARAMLYNNVTQSLATINSAFGGELEQYGMYPGSRVKRRPMPYEVELDEAGEPKIVRRIFTNSRERWRQQNVNGAFAELRKLLPTHPPDKKLSKNEILRLAMKYINFLTKLLGDQDGGGEGIVMTAGGEGDAQEISGVGQGRGVGVVVANCGGDGGGSGLAREELLLQEALSPTSSCGSLLDGDGSSEGYGEEQDSPPAEPALLSRGGQNPRSARTHDGQSQR